From Micromonas commoda chromosome 3, complete sequence, a single genomic window includes:
- a CDS encoding predicted protein — protein MSYNGIGLQTTRGSGTNGYVQTNKFHRSASRLQRTEWRDLKDIHGAGPKSNKPNEEILAHQRKREIEVKLAQLEDDLEEKGVDAEEIAERLKEARVKFEREAERKSGPGPADDTHAIARRKAEKMESLRRAFGITREHAEEREGEAFDQDLQAKIRDQKRADREEEMRQREERRVKEQRRREKERKRAEKERKEAEKVRKKEE, from the exons atgTCGTACAATGGCATCGGTCTGCAGACCACCCGCGGTTCCGGGACCAACGGCTACGTCCAGACGAACAAGTTCCACCGCAGCGCCTCCCGCCTGCAGCGCACCGAGTGGCGCGACCTCAAAGACATCCACGGTGCCGGGCCCAAGTCCAACAAGCCCAACGAGGAGATCCTCGCGCACCAGCGCAAGCGCGAGATCGAGGTGaagctcgcgcagctcgaggatgatctggaggagaagggcgtggacgcggaggagatcgccgagcGGCTGAAGGAGGCTCGCGTCAagttcgagcgcgaggccgagcggAAGAGCGGGCCCGGACC GGCCGACGACACGCACGCCATCGCCAGGCGCAAAGCCGAGAAGATGGAGTCCCTCCGCAGGGCCTTCGGCATCACCAGGGAGCACGCCGAGGAGAGGGAGGGCGAAGCGTTCGATCAGGATCTCCAGGCGAAGATCCGAGACCAGAAGCGCGCggaccgcgaggaggagatgcgccagcgcgaggagcgccgcgtgaAGGAGCAGCGTCGCAGGGAGAAGGAGCGTAaacgcgcggagaaggagcggaaagaggcggagaaggttcgcaagaaggaggag
- a CDS encoding predicted protein (Alternative splicing variant 2) → MGVATVTPVIAAPRPTHRPGGRKSRVVRANALEIADVVRVASDGGVVLAGYVASDLVAQASETRSAERSAEECRVDVDCEIPPTPQGLDVIRLNRYAAFGWFDGCISHVFIGWLDAASSGWTSNEAARCFDQVVVDMALFSPVWCALFLISMEAMMMDTRLPLRAAVSARLKGEYSELLLGNLGFWIPANAVVFGLVAVDYRVAAFSAINFAYTVLLSIWAEGDKDKPQEAADKEKVETKEIETVDQI, encoded by the coding sequence ATGGGCGTGGCGACTGTAACTCCggtgatcgccgcgccgcgcccgacgcatcggcCCGGGGGGCGTAAAtcacgcgtcgtccgcgccaaCGCTCTCGAGATCGCCGACGTGGTCCGagtcgcgagcgacggcggggtgGTTTTGGCGGGATACGTCGCGAGCGACCTCGTGGCTCAGGCATCGGAGACCCGAAGCGCGGAGCGGAGCGCGGAGGAgtgccgcgtcgacgtcgattGCGAGATACCCCCGACCCCGCAGGGGCTGGACGTCATACGGCTGAACCGGTACGCGGCGTTCGGATGGTTCGACGGATGCATCTCTCACGTGTTCATAGGGtggctggacgcggcgagctcgggttGGACGAgcaacgaggcggcgcggtgtTTCGATCAGGTGGTCGTCGACATGGCGCTGTTCTCCCCGGTGTGGTGCGCCTTGTTCCTCATATCGATGGAGGCGATGATGATGGACACCAGACTGCCGCTGAGGGCCGCGGTGTCGGCGAGGCTCAAGGGGGAGTACAGCGAACTACTGCTCGGGAACCTGGGGTTTTGGATCCCCGCAAACGCGGTGGTGTTCGGGCTGGTAGCCGTGGACTACAGGGTGGCCGCCTTCAGCGCGATCAATTTCGCGTACACCGTGCTGCTGTCCATATGGGCGGAAGGGGATAAAGATAAACcgcaggaggcggcggataAGGAGAAGGTCGAGACGAAAGAGATCGAGACCGTAGATCAGATTTAG
- a CDS encoding predicted protein, with product MSRAFIVASTSSGLVAPGRAPRTRHSGPNPVALKPIGRSPAYAPSLKKKEDDVGGSRNKPGIARLFGGGNSDMKAKVAQLEYELENERAHASELGGKLRAVEGELAKVKDSLDLYKGRCKEQEKEIFKLEKKNEETQRGFDTGMAVAKKQIKYLEELLEEEKRKNQ from the coding sequence ATGTCTCGCGCGttcatcgtcgcgtccacgagctccgggctcgtcgcgcctgggcgcgcgccccgcacgCGCCACAGCGGCCCGAATCCCGTCGCCCTCAAGCCCATCGGCAGGTCCCCGGCGTACGCCCCCTCCCTGAAGAAAAAAGAAGATGACGTCGGTGGGTCCAGGAACAAGCCAGGCATCGCCAGGCTGTTCGGCGGTGGCAACAGCGACATGAAGGCGAAGGTCGCGCAGCTGGAGTACGAGCTCGAAAACGAGAGGGCGCACGCCTCGGAGCTGGGCGGCAAGCTCCGGGCCGTTGAGGGCGAGCTTGCCAAGGTCAAGGACAGTCTGGACCTGTACAAAGGGCGATGCAAGGAGCAGGAGAAGGAGATATTCAAGCTGGAGAAGAAGAACGAGGAGACGCAGCGGGGTTTCGACACGGGCATGGCAGTCGCGAAGAAGCAGATTAAGTACTTGgaggagctgctcgaggaggagaagaggaAGAACCAGTGA
- a CDS encoding predicted protein produces the protein MSQFLRQLGALKVKEVPKFLQDKVTVANVTSHTQKFIAEYKTKYIDAGSPMPIYHVMCGVFVTAYITVWPTEYRHMMAAKHGHH, from the coding sequence ATGTCCCAGTTTTTgcgccagctcggcgcccttAAGGTGAAGGAGGTCCCCAAGTTCCTCCAGGACAAGGTCACCGTCGCCAACGTCACCTCCCACACCCAGAAGTTCATCGCCGAGTACAAGACCAAGTACATCGACGCGGGATCCCCGATGCCCATCTACCACGTCATGTGCGGCGTGTTCGTGACCGCCTACATCACCGTGTGGCCCACCGAGTACCGCCACATGATGGCCGCCAAGCACGGGCACCACTGA
- a CDS encoding predicted protein, translating to MEKTTIWRPNVRIDIEDVVADAEVADEVNDASLTKKGTKRKRAHVGPCEHGVKYRSYCKVCSACSHGRRRSTCKECGGASICEHGRVRSQCKECGGSEICEHGRRRSLCKECGGGSICEHGRQRSQCKECGGGSICEHGRRRSTCKECGGGSICEHGRRRFRCKECGKEC from the coding sequence ATGGAGAAGACGACGATTTGGAGGCCAAACGTCAGGATCGACAtcgaagacgtcgtcgcggatgcTGAAGTCGCGGATGAGGTGAACGATGCGAGTCTGACGAAGAAGGGGACGAAACGGAAGAGAGCCCACGTCGGCccgtgcgagcacggggtgaagtatCGCTCATACTGTAAGGTGTGCAGTGCTTGCTCtcacggtcgtcggcgctctacgtgcaaggagtgcggtggtgcatcaatctgcgagcacggtcgtgtgcgctctcagtgcaaggagtgcggcgggtctgaaatctgcgagcacggtcgtcggcgctctctgtgcaaggagtgcggcgggggctcaatctgcgagcacggtcgtcagcgctctcagtgcaaggagtgcggcgggggctcaatctgcgagcacggccgtcggcgctctacgtgcaaggagtgcggtggagGCTcgatctgcgagcacggccgtcggcgctttcggtgcaaggagtgcggcaaAGAGTGTTAG
- a CDS encoding predicted protein — translation MAHTSGIGADVFDKGNWYHEVLEDGLAISYRVEEVLHKGQSKFQTVEVVKTKPFGRLLITDGLMQSSEDDEYVYHQSLVHPALAGHPEPKKVFIAGGGEGATLREVLKHPSVEECKMVDIDGEVVDMCAKHTPFYNAGAYESPRAKLVIGDAKAGLEAEPDGSIDVIICDLSDPLDGGPCYQLYTTSFYEMCKSKLAPGGILVTQSGCAAVRDCKAVFTPINKTLREVFPQVWGYTVCVPSFCSEWGFNIATKDADHVDLYTGITANGELDKRLAARGLGALSYYDGITHTRMFSLNRTVREACERETRVMTVENPLFMCSTDTHAGVFEPEK, via the exons ATGGCTCACACTagcggcatcggcgccgacgtcttcGACAAGGGCAACTGGTACCACGAGGTCCTCGAGGATGGCCTCGCCATCTCCTACAGG gtTGAGGAGGTGCTCCACAAGGGCCAGTCCAAGTTCCAGACCGTGGAGGTGGTCAAAACCAAGCCCTTCGGCCGTCTGCTCATCACCGACGGGCTCATGCAGAGctccgaggatgacgagtACGTCTACCACCAGTCCCTCGtccaccccgcgctcgcggggcaCCCGGAACCCAAGAAGGTgttcatcgcgggcggcggagag GGCGCCACCCTTCGCGAGGTGCTGAAGCACCCCAGCGTCGAGGAGTGCAAGATGGTCGACATCG ACGGCGAGGTTGTCGACATGTGCGCCAAGCACACCCCGTTCTACAACGCGGGCGCGTACGAGTCCCCGCGGGCCAAGctcgtcatcggcgacgccaaaGCCGGGCTGGAGGCTGAGCCAGACGGCTCCATCGACGTCATAATCTGCGATCTCTCCGACCCGCTCGACGGCGGACCGTGCTACCAGCTGTACACCACCTCGTTCTACGAGATGTGCAAGTCCAagctcgcgccggggggcATCCTCGTGACCCAGTCGgggtgcgccgccgttcgcgactGCAAGGCGGTTTTCACCCCAATCAACAAGACGCTCAGGGAGGTGTTCCCCCAGGTGTGGGGCTACACCGTGTGCGTGCCCTCCTTCTGCTCCGAGTGGGGTTTCAACATCGCCACGAAGGATGCGGACCACGTGGACCTCTACACCGGCAtcaccgcgaacggcgaACTCGACAAGcgactcgcggcgcggggcctcggcgccctctcCTACTACGACGGCATCACCCACACGAGGATGTTCTCGCTGAACAGAACCGTGAGGGAGGCGTGCGAGCGGGAGACTCGCGTGATGACGGTGGAGAACCCGCTGTTCATGTGCTCCACGGACACGCACGCGGGCGTGTTCGAGCCGGAGAAGTGA
- a CDS encoding predicted protein (Alternative splicing variant 1) translates to MVSAVHGSLIETDIPCKVYILHINEQLPPAERFVIQDLDETHLLVQPHRLEYVKAEVKAWQQKNQFTPPTDLRQT, encoded by the coding sequence ATGGTGTCCGCCGTGCACGGCTCGCTGATAGAGACCGACATCCCCTGCAAGGTTTACATCCTCCACATCAACGAGCAGCTCCCGCCCGCGGAACGTTTCGTGATCCAGGACCTCGACGAGACCCACCTCCTCGTGCAGCCCCACAGGCTCGAGTATGTCAAGGCGGAGGTGAAGGCGTGGCAGCAGAAGAACCAGTTCACCCCACCCACGGATCTCCGCCAGACGTGA
- a CDS encoding predicted protein: protein MISATIATCRAAPATSVPRSRAAARAVPSAMRPAPTAISRSRVAARSAPAFREARRVRGAALLARASKGDRVSIGDMKKALVAAGVDTSSCFERADLEAKYALLTDDQKAMKGGGSSGASAGSGSGASSSSTQQQEQQRASSSSSSSSSSSSSSSTSSSSSSSSSSSETKKDSGSGFDPSKVFQSVLNTIRETANRVDVKWGVGAKLREQTKGFRDAIVNLDEKLGATAFVKRVAPPAWAEVQKFRATPLGRIANSVFFIWLFFSGFFWTLVTLGITGVFLTNLLFPNFFAERAQKMQAEAQARFREQQAAGMGGMGGNPYGGMGGMGGMGGMGGNPYGGMGGMGGMGGGGGTGGGSSSAGRKSYGSGDVFDVDADVKDA, encoded by the coding sequence aTGATCTCAGCCACGATCGCGACgtgccgcgcggcgccggcgacctcggtACCGCGatcccgagccgccgcccgcgcggtcccctcggcgatgcgccccgcgccgacggcaatCTCCAGATCTCgagtcgccgcgcgatcggcgcccgcgttcagggaggcgcgtcgcgtccgcggcgccgcactcctcgcgcgcgcgtccaagGGCGACAGGGTATCCATCGGTGACATGAAGAAGGCCCTCGTggccgcgggcgtggacACCAGCTCGTGCTTCGAGCGAGCCGATCTCGAGGCCAAGTACGCCCTCCTCACCGACGATCAGAAGGCCATGAAGGGAGGAGGCTCATcaggggcgtcggcgggctccggctccggggCATCGTCCTCATCGACCCAGCAGCAGGAGCAGCagcgagcgtcgtcgtcctcctcctcctcctcttcatCATCATCGTCTTcatccacctcctcctcctcctcctcctcctcctcgtcctcggagaCGAAGAAGgactcgggctcgggcttcGACCCGAGCAAGGTGTTCCAGTCCGTCCTCAACACCATCCGCGAGACCGCAAACAGGGTCGACGTCAAgtggggcgtcggcgccaagcTCAGGGAACAGACGAAGGGGTTCAGAGACGCAATCGTGAACCTCGACGAGAAgctcggcgccaccgcgttcgtCAAGAgagtcgcgccgcccgcgtgggCGGAGGTGCAAAAGTTCCGCGCCACGCCGCTGGGCAGGATCGCAAACTCCGTCTTCTTCATCTGGCTCTTCTTCTCCGGGTTCTTCTGGACCCTTGTCACGCTCGGAATCACCGGCGTGTTCCTCACCAATCTGCTCTTTCCCAACTTTTTCGCCGAGAGGGCGCAGAAGATGCAAgccgaggcgcaggcgcggTTCCGCGAGCAGCAGGCCGccggcatgggcggcatgggcggtAACCCCTACGGAggcatgggcggcatgggAGGCATGGGAGGCATGGGGGGTAACCCCTACGGCGGCATGGGAGGCATGGGAGGCatgggaggcggcggcggcacgggCGGAGGTTCGAGCTCCGCCGGCCGGAAGAGCTACGGGTCCGGGGACgtgttcgacgtcgacgccgacgtcaagGACGCGTGA
- a CDS encoding predicted protein encodes MVAEDAPPAVETEESPAPAEGAPAADDPPPSPPVEAEETPAPNPDDDAPAPSGDSRVDGGVVARGPRTESHHDAGAGAEDLVDCTFVVLPERFEHSATIPATEPFASVKSMLASALPIPLDAVMTLRQPDGGEPLPDDACLADYGVGAADEVDLELVVAYRTEREMRAEAEENARREAEDFARLEEQAAAAAAAEAAQLAEESRLANTDAPSSLPETLRVTVRGARRGEPSRVVTVRIDASGCVKPRYLGGFRDRRDGTVYHHASNQTIPTKPRVWKTKFTTETQTAQGRSRLAQTTAQASTQMARKDLVMDESRDVEVWTGKYMTYDEVMVIKARHTLTLQKYFRGMRARRLANELRAIRDDAVRRAEEEEAARAAAEERRRRFEIERRIRPKTSEDFELLYDELEQWRVRETAKVEAEFPPETDARRLAMSQLLAKETELIRTIGRLRIAANNANRERRVERALEDMSQTKRWERKDGSLVEVDTPFTVRARELARLYDALRLETRRDVSTDERLDVLVHVKWTVKEFDCGLTREIVELADREADLLNRGRDPAAMTGLRRRIANLFLQFVETPEFNPESARRTTD; translated from the exons ATGGTCGCGGAAgacgccccgcccgcggtggagacggaggagtcacccgcccccgcggagggTGCTCCAGCCGCGGATGAtcccccgccgtccccgcccgtcgaggcggaggaaaCCCCCGCCCCCAACCCGGACGATGAtgcccccgccccgtcggGGGAttcccgcgtcgacggaggcgtcgtcgcgcgaggaccCCGGACCGAGTCGCaccacgacgccggcgcgggcgccgaggacctcGTCGACTGCAccttcgtcgtcctccccgagCGCTTCGAGCACTCCGCGACGATCCCCGCCACCgagccgttcgcgtcggtgAAGTCcatgctcgcgtccgcgcttcCAATCCCACTCGACGCCGTGATGACCTTGCGACagcccgacggcggcgagccgctcccggacgacgcgtgcctcgcggactacggcgtcggtgccgcggacgaggtcgacCTGGAGCTGGTCGTGGCGTACCGGACCGAGCGGGAGAtgcgggcggaggcggaggagaacgCCAGGCGGGAGGCTGAAGATTTCGCTCGTTTAGAGGAgcaagccgcggcggcggcggcggcggaggcggcacagctggcggaggAGTCCAGACTCGCGAacacggacgcgccgagctcgctgCCGGAGACTCTGCGGGTCACGGTGAGgggcgcacggcgaggcgAACCGTCGCGCGTGGTGACGGTTCGTATCGACGCGAGCGGTTGCGTCAAGCCGCGATACCTCGGCGGTTttcgcgatcggcgcgacggtACCGTGTACCACCACGCCAGCAACCAGACGATCCCGACGAAACCCCGCGTGTGGAAGACCAAGTTCACCACCGAGACGCAGACGGCGCAGGGCAGGTCCAGGCTGGCGCAGACCACAGCGCAGGCGTCCACGCAGATGGCGAGGAAGGATCTCGTCATGGACGAGTCGCGGGACGTCGAGGTTTGGACTGGGAAGTACATGACGTATGACGAGGTCATGGTCATCAAGGCGAGGCACACCCTGACGCTGCAGAAATACTTCCGGGGTatgcgggcgaggcggctgGCGAACGAGCTCAGGGCCattcgcgacgacgccgttcgccgcgcggaggaggaggaggcggcgcgggcggcggcggaggagcgaaggaggaggttcGAGATTGAGCGCCGGATCAGGCCCAAAACCTCGGAAGATTTCGAGCTCCTCTACGACGAGCTGGAGCAGTGGCGCGTGCGGGAGACGGCCAAGGTGGAGGCTGAGTTTCCCcccgagacggacgcgcggcgcctgGCGATGAGCCAGCTGCTCGCCAAGGAGACGGAGCTCATCCGAACCATCGGCAGGCTCCGAATAGCCGCCAACAACGCCAACAGGGAACGGAgggtggagcgcgcgctcgaggacatGTCGCAGACGAAGCGGTGGGAGCGCAAGGACGGCTcgctcgtcgaggtggaCACGCCGTTCACGGTGCGGGCCAGGGAACTGGCTCGTCTATACGACGCGCTGCGGCTGGAGACGAGGCGCGACGTGTCGACGGATGAGCGCCTGGACGTGTTGGTGCACGTCAAGTGGACGGTGAAGGAATTCGACTGCGGGTTAACTCGCGAGATCGTGGAGCTGGCGGACCGCGAGGCGGATCTGCTgaaccgcgggcgcgatccggcggcgatgacggggCTTCGCAGGCGCATCGCGAATCTGTTTTTGCAGTTTGTCGAGACGCCGGAGTTTAACCCGGAGAGCGCGAG acggacgacggACTGA